A single region of the Epinephelus moara isolate mb chromosome 12, YSFRI_EMoa_1.0, whole genome shotgun sequence genome encodes:
- the myt1la gene encoding myelin transcription factor 1-like, a, with protein MEVNAVKKRHRTRSKGVRAAVEAVTQELFSCPTPGCDGSGHVSGKYARHRSVYGCPLAKKRKALEKQPLEPAAKRRPFLTSCTGEEEEEEEDPSAYTTYENEAMEVGEEGKEQGEIVEEEEEEEEGEREGDEDGDVEDEFSEDNEEQGEEEEEEEEEEEEEEEEVEVERADTTMGGVRAEEEEDEEEEGMYEEEEEVEDGDDEEEQEDEGEDDEQEEEEEEEEQNRQHVENHYKPSGQSKLIPIQKDDNNNNSCTISAGNGTGEEYENYDELVAKSLLNLGKIAEDAAYQAMTESEMNSNSSNSAGEDDDDEEYDGSNHGDRKGELSVDLDSDVVRETVDSLKLLAQGHGAMLPEDGYPEGAMVDDVGHANGRPGLGPRGQAEESEEEVCLSSLECLRNQCFDLARKLSETQTCDRPVHHVLHHQLQIPTDHQVHHLNRYDSCQQGDQDENRSLERNYSDMVNLMKLEEQLSPGSRGYPTSCSQEGDEDTTSVASDRSDETFDMAKGNLSLLEKAIALESERAKVMRDRMASEHSLPRRDHHHHRGHGEHSSRLSCAGEERKSRMHHDGLKRAYYPKDSSRGEKKESKCPTPGCDGTGHVTGLYPHHRSLSGCPHKDRVPPEILAMYENVLKCPTPGCSGRGHVNSNRNSHRSLSGCPIAAAEKMAKVHEKSLPTDSGSKTNQTSDRVLRPMCFVKQLEIPQYGYKNNVPTSTPRSNLAKELEKYSKTSYDYGGYDSQHGSYGKRGPSTKSHHGRDTSPKGYDAKRYCKTSSPASSTTSSYAPSSSSSLSCGGGGGGGGGGGGGGGGGGSSASSTCSKSSFDYTHDMEAAHMAATAILNLSTRCRELPHALGGKPQDLLTQISAVNLSPVGDMDDSGAVDVAGQPGGPEGSGTVLTPLQPMSPQRQALLSSRCYQLSDTDCWDLPVDYTKIKRLGDEQDHKESAYFSSLHQSDELDPFQELLDEQRYPAEVTMPSPKHHKYPPCKESKKELITLSSCQLADKNIRGMMTTNSQELRCPTPGCDGSGHITGNYASHRSLSGCPRAKKSGIKILHSKEDKDDQEPIKCPVPGCDGQGHVTGKYASHRSASGCPLAAKRQKDSYVNGSQFVWKSGKTDGMSCPTPGCDGSGHVSGSFLTHRSLSGCPRATSAMKKARMSGVEMLTIKQRASKGIENDEEIKQLDEEIKDLNESNNQVESDMIKLRTQITTMETNLKSIEEENKVIEQQNDSLLHELANLSQSLINSLANIQLPHMRPLPQKEAPVKHNCCLQMPPREPMNEQNFDTYVSTLTDMYTHQDQYQSPENKALLENIKQAVQGIQV; from the exons TGTCTACGGCTGCCCGCTGGCCAAGAAGAGGAAGGCTCTGGAAAAACAACCACTGGAGCCGGCTGCCAAGAGGAGGCCCTTCCTCACCTCCTGCAcaggcgaggaggaggaggaggaagaggacccCAGCGCCTACACCACCTACGAGAATGAAGCCATGGAAGTGGGGGAGGAAGGGAAGGAGCAGGGGGAGatagtggaggaggaagaggaagaagaggagggggagagagaaggagacgaAGACGGTGATGTGGAGGACGAGTTCTCGGAGGACAACGAGGAgcagggagaagaggaggaggaagaggaggaggaggaggaagaagaagaggaggaggtagagGTGGAGAGAGCAGATACAACAATGGGAGGAGTGcgggcggaggaggaggaggacgaggaggaggaagggatgtatgaggaggaggaagaagtggaggatggtgatgatgaggaggagcaggaggatgaAGGAGAGGACGACGagcaagaagaggaggaggaagaggaggagcagaatcGTCAGCATG TAGAGAACCACTACAAACCCAGTGGACAATCAAAGCTCATTCCAATTCAGAAGGAcgacaacaataacaacagctgCACCATCAGTGCCGGTAACGGCACCGGAGAGGAGTACGAGAACTACGACGAGCTTGTTGCCAAGTCGCTCCTCAACCTAGGGAAGATCGCAGAAGACGCCGCTTACCAGGCCATGACCGAGTCTGAGATGAACAGCAACTCTTCCAACAGCGCCGGAGAAGATGACGATGATGAGGAGTATGATGGCAGCAATCATGGCGACCGGAAGGGCGAACTCAGCGTGGACCTGGACAGCGATGTAGTCAGGGAGACAGTGGATTCTCTGAAGCTCCTGGCGCAGGGACATGGTGCCATGCTGCCTGAGGACGGCTACCCAGAAGGCGCTATGGTGGACGATGTTGGCCACGCTAACGGGCGGCCTGGTTTGGGGCCTAGAGGTCAGGCGGAGGAGAGCGAGGAGGAGGTGTGTCTCAGCAGTCTGGAGTGTCTGAGGAACCAATGCTTCGATCTGGCTCGGAAACTGAGCGAGACACAGACATGTGATCGACCCGTCCACCACGTCCTCCATCACCAACTCCAAATCCCAACAGACCATCAGGTGCATCACCTGAACAG GTATGACAGCTGCCAGCAGGGCGACCAGGACGAGAACAGGTCTCTGGAACGCAACTACTCCGACATGGTGAACCTGATGAAGCTAGAGGAGCAGCTGAGCCCAGGGTCCAGAGGTTATCCAACCAGCTGCAGTCAGGAGGGCGATGAGGACACCACATCTGTGGCCTCCGATCGCTCGGACGAGACCTTTGACATGGCCAAAGGAAACCTGTCGCTGCTGGAGAAGGCCATCGCCTTGGAATCAGAGAGGGCGAAGGTCATGAGGGACCGTATGGCCTCAGAGCACTCGTTGCCCCGTCGGGATCACCATCATCATCGAGGTCACGGCGAGCATAGCTCAAGGCTGAGCTGCGCCGGCGAGGAGCGCAAGTCCAGGATGCACCACGACGGGTTGAAGAGGGCGTACTACCCTAAAG ACTCTTCCAGGGGGGAGAAGAAGGAGAGCAAGTGTCCGACGCCGGGCTGTGACGGGACTGGACATGTGACGGGTCTGTACCCACACCACCGCAGCCTGTCTGGGTGTCCTCACAAAGACAGAGTCCCGCCTGAAA TCCTTGCCATGTATGAGAATGTTTTAAAGTGCCCCACTCCTGGCTGCTCTGGACGGGGTCATGTCAATAGCAACAGGAACTCGCATCGcag TCTGTCCGGCTGTCCCATTGCTGCCGCAGAGAAGATGGCGAAGGTCCACGAGAAGAGCCTCCCGACTGACAGCGGCAGTAAGACCAATCAGACGTCAGACCGTGTCCTCAG GCCGATGTGTTTCGTCAAGCAGCTGGAGATTCCTCAGTATGGCTACAAAAATAACGTTCCAACCAGCACGCCGCGATCCAATCTGGCCAAGGAGCTGGAAAAATACTCCAAGACCAGCTACGACTACGGTGGCTACGACAGTCAGCATGGCAGCTATGGAAAGAGAGGCCCGTCAACCAAATCCCACCACGGGCGAGACACCTCCCCAAAGGGATACGATG CCAAACGCTACTGTAAGACGTCAAGCCCAGCCAGCAGTACGACCAGCAGCTAcgctcccagcagcagcagcagcctaagctgtggaggaggaggaggtggtggcggaggaggaggtggtggaggaggaggaggaggaagcagcGCCAGCAGCACCTGCAGTAAGAGCAGCTTCGACTACACCCACGACATGGAGGCGGCCCACATGGCGGCCACGGCCATCCTCAACCTGTCGACAAGGTGCAGGGAGCTCCCGCACGCTCTGGGAGGGAAACCCCAGGACCTGCTGACACAG ATCTCAGCAGTCAACTTG AGCCCTGTTGGCGACATGGACGACAGCGGTGCTGTGGATGTTGCGGGACAGCCCGGCGGTCCAGAGGGCAGCGGGACGGTGTTAACCCCCCTGCAGCCGATGTCGCCCCAGCGGCAGGCTCTTCTCAGCAGTCGCTGCTACCAGCTGAGCGACACCGACTGCTGGGACCTGCCAGTCGACTACACCAAGATCAAACGGCTGGGGGATGAGCAGGACCACAAAGAG TCTGCTTATTTCTCGTCTCTACACCAGAGCGACGAGCTGGATCCCTTCCAGGAGCTGCTGGACGAGCAGCGCTACCCTGCTGAGGTCACTATGCCCAGCCCCAAACACCACAAGTACCCGCCCTGCAAGGAGAGCAAGAAGGAGCTCATCAC GTTGTCAAGCTGCCAGCTGGCCGACAAGAACATCCGCGGAATGATGACGACCAACTCCCAAGAACTCAG GTGTCCGACCCCCGGCTGCGATGGATCCGGACACATCACAGGAAACTACGCCTCCCACAGGAG TCTGTCAGGTTGTCCACGAGCCAAGAAGAGCGGCATCAAAATCCTGCACAGCAAAGAAGACAAGGACGACCAAGAGCCAATCAA GTGTCCGGTGCCGGGCTGTGATGGACAGGGTCATGTGACGGGGAAGTACGCCTCCCACCGCAGTGCGTCAGGCTGCCCCTTGGCAGCAAAGAGGCAGAAGGACAGCTACGTCAACGGCTCGCAGTTTGTCTGGAAATCTGGCAAGACGGATGGCATGAGCTGCCCGACCCCAGGCTGCGATGGCTCTGGACACGTCAGCGGGAGCTTCCTGACCCACCGGAG TCTCTCCGGCTGTCCCCGTGCCACCTCGGCCATGAAGAAGGCCAGAATGAGCGGCGTGGAGATGCTGACAATCAAGCAAAGAGCAAGCAAAG GGATCGAAAATGATGAAGAAATCAAACAGCTGGATGAAGAAATCAAAGATCTAAACGAGTCCAACAATCAAGTGGAGTCCGACATGATAAAACTGAGGACACAA ATCACTACTATGGAGACCAACCTGAAGTCCATCGAGGAGGAGAACAAGGTGATCGAGCAGCAGAATGACTCCCTGCTGCATGAGCTGGCCAACCTCAGCCAGTCGCTCATCAACAGCTTAGCTAACATCCAGCTTCCACACATG AGACCGCTGCCACAGAAAGAGGCCCCAGTAAAGCATAACTGCTGTTTACAGATGCCTCCCAGA GAGCCAATGAATGAACAGAACTTTGACACTTATGTGAGTACATTGACAGACATGTACACTCACCAGGACCAGTACCAGAGCCCAGAGAACAAGGCGCTGCTGGAAAACATCAAACAGGCCGTTCAGGGTATCCAAGTCTAG